Below is a genomic region from Vicinamibacterales bacterium.
CGACGTTGGCGGTGTCTGTGCTTGGAACCTCGAAATTCCTGAGCGAGAAGGCGAGAGAATTGAACGTCCACTTCTGGGCCAGCGCCCCGTCCCGGAGTTGTGCGACGCGCACCTCGAGTTGTTCCGCCCCAATTCGATTGCGCCAGAGAAACCGTCCGTTTGCCAGATTGATGGCGTAGCGATGCGCCAGTTCGTCGAAGCCATGTTCCTCTGCGTACCTGTTCACTACGGCGAGCAATCTGGCCCGATACTCGCTGTTGTTGCATGCCGATGGAACGCCTGTTCCGGCGAGCACACGCAGCGTGAAGCTCACCCGGAGCGTGTCCGTCGTATTTGGCAGCGTCGCCACATCAACCTTCTGTAGGTTGGGATTCTCGACAGCGGCATCCAATTTGGCAGGGTCTTGATCCTTTGCTTTGAGGCGATTGGAAATGGTACCCCGTACTGACTTCTCACGAACGGCAATGGGCTGCCACGCGTCGTCGCTGGCGCGCGCTTCCCAGCGCCCGGCGAAGAATAACGCATCGGACGGGTCGAGCTTACGTTCAAAGGCCAGAACGGTCGCAGTCTTGAGAGCCATTGTGCACTCCTCAGATTTCGGGTTAGCGGATGGCCGC
It encodes:
- the csy3 gene encoding type I-F CRISPR-associated protein Csy3 translates to MALKTATVLAFERKLDPSDALFFAGRWEARASDDAWQPIAVREKSVRGTISNRLKAKDQDPAKLDAAVENPNLQKVDVATLPNTTDTLRVSFTLRVLAGTGVPSACNNSEYRARLLAVVNRYAEEHGFDELAHRYAINLANGRFLWRNRIGAEQLEVRVAQLRDGALAQKWTFNSLAFSLRNFEVPSTDTANVDALAGVIANGFSGPQSVLLSVTAFVRIGTGQEVFPSQELFLNKEAGKKSKTLYSVSAVAGMHSQKIGNAIRTIDTWHPESEEFGPIAVEPYGSVTTLGKACRQPKSKQDFYSLLDNWILKDNAPEMSNQHFVVATLIRGGVFGDSGKE